TCGCCGAGGTCCGTTCCATGGAGACCCAGGTCAACCAGCTCCATATCGAGATCGACGAGGCGTGCATCGAGCTCATCGCGCTGCGCCAGCCGGCGGCCGTCGATCTCCGCTTCATCGCCGCGGCGATGAAGATCAACACGGAC
The Deltaproteobacteria bacterium DNA segment above includes these coding regions:
- a CDS encoding phosphate transport system regulatory protein PhoU encodes the protein MKKHYSEQLAGLRERVLRMGGLVEQMTRRVVQALVERNVGLLAEVRSMETQVNQLHIEIDEACIELIALRQPAAVDLRFIAAAMKINTD